A genomic stretch from Thermomonospora umbrina includes:
- a CDS encoding alpha/beta hydrolase, which yields MSMQSAVISRALRFGLRPLVHRLPGHTVGIRTARTAVEAASILVGHHPRAKVEGVNAPQADDEDARPVIGEMLTPEDGAADDAAILYLHGGGYIVCSPRTYRPISSRLTVDTGLPVFVPHYRLAPEHPFPAPLDDALDAYLWLIDEGYPADRIVIAGDSAGGHLAAALTGEICRTGLPSPAGLVLYSPWVDLTCELSTECAPHVQDAYISIHTARRIGQMVMGDFADPRLALLECSWADVPPVLIQVGGDEILRPEAERLAQTLQDSGTDCRLQIYEGQMHVFQLLNRVLPEAREAMEETASFVRTVIGDPADDPGAVA from the coding sequence ATGAGTATGCAGAGTGCGGTCATCTCCCGCGCGTTGCGGTTCGGCCTACGACCCCTCGTCCACAGACTGCCCGGTCACACGGTCGGCATCCGCACCGCCCGCACCGCCGTCGAGGCCGCCTCGATACTGGTCGGACACCACCCGCGCGCCAAGGTCGAGGGTGTCAACGCCCCGCAGGCCGACGACGAGGACGCCCGGCCGGTCATCGGCGAGATGCTCACCCCGGAGGACGGCGCGGCCGACGACGCCGCGATCCTCTACCTGCACGGCGGCGGCTACATCGTCTGCTCGCCGCGCACGTACCGCCCGATCAGCTCCCGGCTGACCGTCGACACGGGGCTGCCCGTCTTCGTCCCCCATTACCGGCTCGCCCCGGAGCACCCGTTCCCCGCGCCGCTCGACGACGCCCTGGACGCGTACCTCTGGCTGATCGACGAGGGCTACCCGGCCGACCGCATCGTCATTGCCGGCGACTCGGCGGGCGGCCACCTGGCCGCCGCCCTGACCGGCGAGATCTGCCGCACCGGCCTCCCCTCCCCGGCGGGCCTGGTCCTGTACTCGCCGTGGGTCGACCTGACCTGCGAGCTGTCGACCGAGTGCGCGCCGCACGTCCAGGACGCCTACATCAGCATCCACACGGCCCGCCGCATCGGCCAGATGGTCATGGGCGACTTCGCCGACCCGCGCCTGGCCCTCCTGGAGTGCTCGTGGGCGGACGTCCCGCCCGTCCTCATCCAGGTCGGCGGCGACGAGATCCTCCGTCCCGAGGCCGAACGCCTCGCGCAGACCCTCCAGGACTCCGGCACGGACTGCCGCCTCCAGATCTACGAGGGCCAGATGCACGTCTTCCAGCTCCTCAACCGCGTCCTCCCGGAGGCCCGCGAGG
- a CDS encoding acetoin utilization protein AcuC has translation MSSAEPVARPGPCDLRVLWDDRLISYDFGPTHPLNPVRVELTMALAREYGVLDHPNVEVTEFDPAADVLLELIHDPAYIAAVRHAGATGLPHPRHGLGTPDNPVFPGMHEASTLVTGASVAAAEAVWNGRTTHAANIAGGLHHAMRSSASGFCVYDDPAVAIAWLLENGAERVAYVDVDVHHGDGVQAAFYNDPRVLTISLHETPRTLFPGTGFPQETGSGDAKGMAVNVALPPGTGDAAWLRAFHAVVPPLLRAFRPEILLTQHGCDSHTLDPLAHLMLTVDGQRTAYAALHRLAHETAGGRWVVTGGGGYELVQVVPRAWTHLLAEAAGRPLDPAASTPEPWREFVRRRTGEIAPRQMTDAPPEHRGADTVEVHTWGSGYDPANPVDQAILATRKAVFPEHGLDPLTQE, from the coding sequence ATGAGCAGCGCCGAGCCAGTGGCCCGTCCCGGGCCGTGCGACCTGCGCGTCCTGTGGGACGACAGGCTCATCTCCTACGACTTCGGGCCCACGCATCCGCTCAATCCCGTCCGGGTGGAGCTGACGATGGCGCTGGCCCGCGAGTACGGGGTGCTCGACCACCCGAACGTCGAGGTGACGGAGTTCGACCCGGCCGCCGACGTGCTGCTGGAGCTGATCCACGACCCGGCCTACATCGCCGCCGTACGGCACGCGGGCGCCACCGGGCTGCCCCATCCGAGGCACGGGCTCGGCACGCCCGACAACCCCGTCTTCCCCGGCATGCACGAGGCGTCCACGCTGGTCACCGGCGCTTCCGTGGCGGCGGCGGAGGCCGTGTGGAACGGCCGGACCACGCACGCCGCCAACATCGCCGGGGGCCTGCACCACGCGATGCGCTCGTCGGCCAGCGGCTTCTGCGTGTACGACGACCCCGCCGTGGCGATCGCCTGGCTGCTGGAGAACGGCGCCGAACGGGTCGCGTACGTCGACGTGGACGTCCACCACGGCGACGGCGTTCAAGCGGCCTTCTACAACGACCCGCGCGTGCTCACCATCAGCCTGCACGAGACGCCCCGGACGCTGTTCCCCGGCACCGGCTTCCCCCAGGAGACCGGCTCCGGCGACGCCAAGGGCATGGCCGTCAACGTGGCGCTGCCGCCGGGCACGGGTGACGCCGCGTGGCTGCGGGCCTTCCACGCCGTCGTGCCCCCGCTGCTGCGCGCCTTCCGGCCCGAGATCCTGCTGACCCAGCACGGCTGCGACAGCCACACGCTCGACCCGCTGGCCCACCTGATGCTGACCGTCGACGGCCAGCGCACCGCGTACGCCGCCCTGCACCGGCTCGCGCACGAGACGGCGGGCGGACGCTGGGTCGTGACCGGGGGCGGCGGCTACGAGCTGGTCCAGGTCGTGCCGCGCGCGTGGACGCACCTGCTGGCCGAGGCGGCGGGCAGGCCGCTCGACCCGGCCGCGTCGACCCCCGAGCCGTGGCGCGAGTTCGTCCGGCGACGGACCGGCGAGATCGCGCCCCGCCAGATGACCGACGCGCCGCCGGAGCACCGCGGCGCCGACACCGTGGAGGTGCACACGTGGGGGAGCGGCTACGACCCGGCCAATCCGGTGGACCAGGCGATCCTGGCGACCCGCAAGGCGGTCTTTCCCGAACACGGGCTGGATCCGCTGACGCAGGAGTGA
- a CDS encoding phosphatase translates to MNVPSRDELREHLVATMIAGDVATPRQNNLLHYRRMANGDPYYLFGLTFERPWTERDVLAMMAERCGVNPDPTHFYGDDTIDPDLTLDALEAMAARIGKAAADRETVVMATGHPATLMPVYTALGHALAERGCRILTPAAGWSYDAEVGAGTLQRRRIRYHDDMIAALDGDDGRAHHTHDPFPMEAMLAELAANITTSEPSPAEEFGNWPDLAIADHGWAGAAGQAGIDTVGFADCNDPALFAGEVEGRILVTVPLDDGVLPVHYAPLTAFLLSHAGLIA, encoded by the coding sequence GTGAACGTCCCCTCGCGCGACGAGCTGCGCGAGCACCTGGTGGCCACGATGATCGCCGGCGATGTGGCCACACCCAGGCAGAACAACCTGCTGCACTACCGGCGGATGGCCAATGGCGACCCCTACTACCTCTTCGGCCTGACCTTCGAACGCCCGTGGACCGAACGCGACGTGCTCGCGATGATGGCCGAACGCTGCGGCGTCAACCCCGACCCCACGCACTTCTACGGCGACGACACCATCGACCCCGACCTGACCCTCGACGCCCTGGAGGCCATGGCCGCGCGGATCGGCAAGGCCGCCGCGGACCGCGAGACCGTGGTGATGGCCACCGGCCACCCCGCCACCCTCATGCCGGTCTACACGGCCCTCGGACACGCGCTCGCCGAGCGCGGCTGCCGCATCCTCACCCCCGCGGCGGGCTGGTCGTACGACGCCGAGGTGGGGGCGGGAACGCTGCAGCGACGGCGGATCCGCTACCACGACGACATGATCGCGGCCCTGGACGGCGATGACGGTCGGGCGCACCACACGCACGACCCGTTCCCGATGGAGGCGATGCTGGCCGAGCTGGCGGCGAATATCACCACCTCCGAGCCATCCCCCGCAGAAGAATTCGGAAACTGGCCGGATCTGGCCATCGCCGACCACGGCTGGGCCGGCGCCGCCGGACAGGCCGGGATCGACACCGTCGGATTCGCCGACTGCAACGACCCCGCCCTGTTCGCGGGGGAGGTGGAGGGTCGGATCCTGGTCACGGTGCCCCTGGACGACGGCGTGCTGCCCGTGCATTACGCGCCGCTGACCGCGTTCTTGTTGTCCCATGCGGGCTTGATTGCCTGA
- a CDS encoding helix-turn-helix domain-containing protein, which yields MGSGEGPLSEVRFLTVAEVAAVMRVSKMTVYRLVHSGELPAIRVGRSFRVPEQAVHDYLRDAFIEAG from the coding sequence ATGGGCTCAGGCGAGGGACCTCTCAGCGAGGTCAGGTTCCTGACAGTGGCCGAAGTGGCGGCGGTGATGCGGGTGTCCAAGATGACCGTTTACCGCCTGGTCCACTCTGGAGAGCTGCCCGCGATACGCGTGGGCCGCTCGTTCCGGGTACCCGAGCAGGCCGTACACGACTATCTGCGCGACGCGTTCATCGAAGCCGGATGA
- a CDS encoding 30S ribosomal protein bS22, whose amino-acid sequence MGSVIKKRRKRMAKKKHRKLLKKTRVQRRNKK is encoded by the coding sequence GTGGGCTCAGTCATCAAGAAGCGCCGTAAGCGGATGGCCAAGAAGAAGCACCGCAAGCTGCTCAAGAAGACTCGCGTTCAGCGCCGCAACAAGAAGTGA
- a CDS encoding NAD-dependent epimerase/dehydratase family protein, with translation MSAKPSAAARVVLVTGVSRFLGARVAGVLQAEPGIDRVIGVDTVPPTVPLGRTEFFRVDIRTPGIAEVISSARVDTVVHLNLVTAQIGPRPKMKELNVIGTMQLLAACQRSPDMRRLVVRSSAAVYGSSPRDPAVFGETDEPAEAPSSGYAKDAVEVEGYVRGLMRRRTDLRVSVLRFANFLGPDVDSPLTRYLRMPVVPTVLGFDPRLQFVHEDDGVEVLRRMTLEDHPGCYNVAGDGVLLLSQALRRAGRPTVPLPEASMRLFGDLGRRFAGLSGFSPELLRWLMHGRVIDCSRLEAELSWRPKYSAESAFTDFVHTWGHGHNPPLEALDRLAGLAELAGRLGGPGR, from the coding sequence GTGTCCGCCAAGCCCTCCGCCGCCGCCCGTGTCGTCCTCGTCACGGGGGTGTCCCGATTCCTGGGGGCCCGCGTCGCGGGCGTCCTCCAGGCCGAACCCGGCATCGACCGGGTCATCGGCGTGGACACGGTCCCACCCACGGTTCCGCTCGGGCGCACCGAGTTCTTCCGCGTTGACATCCGCACACCGGGCATCGCCGAGGTGATCTCCTCGGCCCGGGTCGACACGGTGGTCCACCTCAATCTGGTGACCGCCCAGATCGGTCCCCGGCCGAAGATGAAGGAACTCAACGTCATCGGCACCATGCAGTTGCTGGCGGCGTGTCAGCGCTCGCCGGACATGCGCAGGCTGGTGGTGCGGTCGTCGGCCGCGGTGTACGGCTCCTCGCCGCGCGATCCGGCGGTCTTCGGCGAGACCGACGAGCCGGCGGAGGCGCCGTCGTCGGGCTACGCCAAGGACGCGGTCGAGGTGGAGGGGTACGTCCGGGGGCTGATGCGCCGTCGGACGGACCTGCGGGTGTCGGTGCTGCGCTTCGCGAACTTCCTCGGCCCCGACGTCGACTCGCCGCTGACCCGCTACCTGCGGATGCCGGTGGTGCCGACCGTGCTGGGCTTCGATCCCCGGCTGCAGTTCGTGCACGAGGACGACGGGGTCGAGGTGCTGCGCCGGATGACCCTGGAGGATCATCCGGGCTGCTACAACGTGGCGGGCGACGGCGTGCTGCTGCTCTCGCAGGCGTTGCGCCGGGCGGGGCGGCCCACGGTGCCGTTGCCGGAGGCGTCGATGCGGCTGTTCGGCGACCTCGGTCGCCGGTTCGCCGGGCTCTCCGGGTTCTCCCCGGAGCTGCTCCGCTGGCTGATGCACGGCCGGGTGATCGACTGCTCCAGGCTCGAGGCGGAGCTGAGCTGGCGTCCCAAGTACTCGGCCGAGTCGGCGTTCACCGACTTCGTCCACACCTGGGGGCACGGCCACAACCCGCCGCTGGAGGCACTGGACCGGCTGGCCGGGTTGGCCGAACTGGCGGGACGGTTGGGAGGTCCCGGCCGATGA
- a CDS encoding lysophospholipid acyltransferase family protein translates to MNARRDGRSDDDIAPVIPLKPEARAPERDGPAARIASGLGFLRRRLAGAYEVDEFGFDPELTETVLMPIVRTVYEHWFRVEVRGVGNVPESGGALIVGNHSGTLPVDGLMLQIAVHDEAHRDLRLLGADLVYQLPVLGHLSRKAGHTLAHPADAARLLGKGELVGVFPEGFKGVGKPFRDRYRLQRFGRGGFVETALRAGAPIIPCAIVGAEEIYPKIAELRTLARALGLPYFPLTPTFPLLGGLGLVPLPSKWLIRFGEPMPMEGYGPEDADDPMTVFDLTDHVRETVQQLVYDTLLERGPAFF, encoded by the coding sequence ATGAACGCGCGGCGCGACGGTCGTTCCGACGACGACATCGCCCCGGTGATCCCCCTGAAGCCGGAGGCCCGCGCTCCCGAACGCGACGGCCCGGCGGCCCGGATCGCCTCCGGGCTGGGGTTCCTGCGCCGCAGGCTGGCCGGGGCGTACGAGGTCGACGAGTTCGGCTTCGATCCCGAGCTGACCGAGACCGTGCTGATGCCCATCGTCCGCACGGTGTACGAGCACTGGTTCCGCGTCGAGGTGCGCGGCGTCGGGAACGTTCCCGAGTCCGGCGGCGCGTTGATCGTCGGCAACCACTCCGGGACGCTGCCCGTCGACGGCCTGATGCTCCAGATCGCCGTTCACGACGAGGCCCACCGCGATCTGCGGCTGTTGGGCGCCGACCTGGTCTACCAACTGCCCGTGCTGGGGCACCTGTCCCGCAAGGCCGGGCACACGCTGGCGCATCCGGCCGACGCGGCCCGGCTGCTCGGCAAGGGCGAGCTGGTCGGGGTCTTCCCGGAGGGCTTCAAAGGTGTCGGCAAGCCGTTCCGCGACCGGTACCGGCTGCAGCGGTTCGGCCGCGGCGGGTTCGTGGAGACGGCGCTGCGGGCCGGGGCGCCGATCATCCCCTGCGCGATCGTCGGCGCCGAGGAGATCTACCCCAAGATCGCCGAGCTGCGCACGCTCGCGCGGGCCCTGGGCCTGCCCTACTTCCCCCTCACGCCGACGTTCCCGCTGCTGGGCGGGCTGGGGCTGGTCCCGCTGCCGTCCAAGTGGCTGATCCGGTTCGGTGAGCCGATGCCGATGGAGGGGTACGGGCCCGAGGACGCCGACGACCCGATGACGGTGTTCGACCTCACCGACCACGTCCGCGAGACCGTTCAGCAGCTCGTGTACGACACCCTGCTGGAGCGCGGCCCCGCGTTCTTCTGA